The Opitutus sp. DNA window CACCCAGCATCAGCGCATCATCGTGCGCAGCGAACCACGCGGCCTTCTGCTGAGGGGTAAGTTCGGCGTAACCATTTGCCTCGGGCAGCCCCAACTCGCGCATCAGCGCGGCGACTTTTTCACGGCGATCACCACTTAAAACCACGATCTGCAACCCGCGCCGGGCGAGTGCGTCCAGTTCCCCGCGGGCGTCGGCCCGCGCTGTATCCGCAAACGCAAACCGCGCCACCACCCGCCCCTCTCGAGCCAACACCACTTCCCCACCCCCACGCGCCAACACCCTATCGCCACCAGTCCCACCGCCCTCCACCGCTAAACCCAAAGTGTCACCTATTAGGTGACACTTTGGGTTTCCACCTTCGAAGTTAACCGTTTGCACGTTGGCTGCGGTGCGCCACTCGGGGCGACCTAAAGTCCAGTCGCCGAGGAGGACTCCTTGGCCGACCGTCTCGATCACTTCACCGACCAACGCTTCGCCGCCTCCACGAGCCAGTAGCGCTTCGTGCAACGAGCAGCTCACCGGATGCGGGTTGTCGCGCACCAGTCCCAACAACGCCGCCCGCGCCTCGGCGTCCAGGCCAGCAAGCATCTCGGGATTTTGCAGAACAGGATTCTCCAGGGTGAGCGTACCGGTCTTGTCGAAAACCACGGTGCGCACCCGGCGCAACCTTGGCCACAGGTCCGCCGCACGCACAAACACCCCGCGCTTCCGCAATGACACCGTCGCCACTTCTTCGGCCAGAGGGTAAGCCAGTCCCAGTGCACACGGGCACGACACCACCAGGATCGCCGTCACCACCGCTCCGGCATGCAACCAATCACCGGTCGCCCATGCCCAGAAAAAACCCGCCAAGACAGCCACGGCGAGCACCGCGACCAAATAACACCGAATCACTGTCTCGATCAGCTTATGCCGATAATCCGCGCGTGGCATCGGCTTGATTAACTCCGCCAGGAGCGACTTTTCCCAACCTTGGGTCGCCACCAACTGAATACTGTTGCGCCCGATATTTTGCGCGCCCGCCGCCACCCGTTGCCCCGCGCGAAATCCGCGCGGCTCGGCCTCGCCATTGATCCACGCCAGGCTGAGCACTGCTTCGGCCGTCTCCAAACGCGCCTCAACCGGAACCATGCGGCCCATCGCCACCTCAAAGCGTTGCCCCTCGCGCAAAGTCTCCGGCGCCACCTCGCGCACCACTCCCTCGGCGGTGATTAACCGTACCCGGGGGGCGGTCGGCTGGCGACTGAGCAGACGGCGGCGGTTACGCTCCACAGCCACAACCTGCGCCCAGCGCCCCACCAGCATCAGCACGATGAACGCGCTCACAAAATCGAAATACACGTAGAGCTCATCGCCCTTCAGCCAGCCATAGAGCGAACCAGCGTAGGAGCCGATGATGCCCAGCGCGATGGGCAGGTCGATGTGCAGCACACGCTCGTGCAGCGCCCGCAACGCCCTCGACACAAAGTACCCGCCACCGGCCAGTAAACTGAGCGTGGCAAAGGCCAGCTGCAGCGTGGCGAACAGACCGGCGTACTCGTCGGTGCTCGCCATGCCGAAATAGGCCGGCAGGGCGAAAAGCATCACGTTCATCGCAAAGGCCGTACAGAGGCCCACCCGCCGGATGAGCACGCGGCTCTCGGCGTGCTCGGCATCGATCACCCCCGCCGCCCCGACCAGGTAGTTAAACCGCTGGAGTTCCCGCGCGCACTCAACCGCGTCAAAATCTCCTTTGGACCAAGTCCAACGCATCTGCCCGGTTTGCGCATTGACCTCGATCCGCCCCGCTCCGGGTTGCTTCGAAAATACCTTTTCGATCAGCCACACACAGCCGGCGCAGGAGATACCCTGCACTTCGAGCACGAGACTGGGCGTGCGGCCGTTGGTCGCGTTGGTATCAGCCTCCTGCTGCGCCTCAGACAGCCATGAGTAGTCGCGCGGTTGCAGCAGCGAAGTGTCGGCGGGTGTGGTCACCTCGTCCTTGATTTTGTAATACGCATCCAGCCCAGCCTCGTGGACGAGTCGGTAAACATAGGCGCAGCCCGCGCAGCAAAACTCCCCTTGAGGCGAGGGCGCGCCGCAATGACGGCATGTCGGCTTGGCCTTGGCTGACGAAGCGACCGGGGCTGACTTCGCTCTTGGGACATTAGCCTCAATGGGGGTGTTTAATTGCATAAGAAACCTCCTGGCGCGCGGCTCAGGCGCCACGTGATGACCAACGCAGTTAACAGGGCGAGACCGGCCTGAAGGCGTGCCAGCCAGACGGGCGATAGTTTCAGGCGGAGGCGGCCGTAGTTGGCCTGAACGATCCACAGGAGCGGTACGGTGCCCAGGCCGAAGGCCAGCATGAACTCCGCGCCGCGAAGCGCCGTTCCACTGAACGCACTAATCGCCAGCAGGAAATAAAGCGGGCCGCAGGGCAGCAGCGGGGTGGCAAATCCCATGACAGCGGCCACGCGCAGGCGGGAGCGGCCGCGGAGCGCCGCCTGCAAGCGCCATTGCAGCCGAGTCAGCGCTGCGAAACGGGGGAAGTGTTTTTCAAGTCGAAGTCCGACTACCACGAAAAACAGCACGAGGGTCCACGGCAGCAGTAGCAGGGCCCAGTCTCCCGCAAACGCCAGCGGCATGCGCCCCAGTCCGCCGGCCAGAGCGCCGAGCGTGGTGTAACCGACCAAGCGTGCCACATGGTAAATCGTGGCCACCGTGAACGGATCGGACGGGTCGTCCTTAGCCGGAGCCATCATGCAGGCCAGCGGGCCGCACATGCCCGCGCAGTGAAGGCTGGTGACCAGACCCGCGACAAAGGCGGCCGCCGGGGTGCTAATACCCGCGAACTCCATGACTTAACGCTCGGAGCGCGGCTCGATAGGGACGGTCGAGGGGCGGTGTTTTGTAGCGAAGAAGAACATCGCCGCCCAAGCCAATGCCATTAGTCCAAATATCACGGCGACGCCGATCCATATGCCGGCGCCACCTTTTGCATCATCAGATTTATTGGACATGGCGTGTGGTTATGGGTTTTCGCCTGGCGCTTTAACATTCGAATCTGCGTCGAGGAGTTGACGGTCGGGCCCGACGAAACGCACCGGGCGCTCCACGGTAAAAGTGCCGGCATCGTCGGCTAGGCGTACGTTGAGGGTAAACTCGCCGGCGTAGGTTTTCCTGGGCATCTGCACGATCAGCGGGCGGACCTCTTCGGCCAGCGGGGCGAGCTCGACGGTGCCATCCAAGCCGGTGCGAACGAGCTCCGCTGGTGCGCCCGGCAGCGTGATCACGAAACGGACAGGCACATCGCGTTTGTTCACGATGCGCACAAGGTACTGGTTACGCACGGCCTCGGCGGTCACGAAGTAGGGCGCGCCTTGCAGCCGGGTGATCGCGAGGTTGGCGGGGCGCACGGTCGAGAGCGCCCACGTTGCCACCGCAGTGCCGACCGCCAGCAAGAGGGTGTAGAATACGGTGCGGGGGCGCAGCCAACGGGTGCGCGCACCGGCAAAGCCAGCCACTGAATCGTAGCGGATGAGGCCGCGCGGGCGTTTCACCTTGGTCATGACCTCGTCGCAGGCATCAACGCAGGCGGCGCAGGCGATGCACTCGATCTGGAGACCTTGGCGGATGTCGATGCCCGTGGGGCAAACCTGCACACAACGGTTGCAGTCGACGCACGCACCGGCATCTGGCGTGCCGACTTTCCCACGTGGTTCGCCGCGCTGCGCATCGTAGCCGATGTTGAGCGTGTGGTCGTCAACCAGCACCGATTGCAGGCGGCCATAGGGGCAGATGACGATGCAGAGTTGTTCGCGGAACCAGGCGAAGTTGAAATAAAGGATGCTGGTAAAGACGAAGACGAAAACAAACGAAGCCCAGTGTTCACCGGGGTTGGCGTGCATCATCGACCAGAGTTGGGGGAGCGACACGTAGTAGGCGAGGAACAGGTGCGCGATCATCGCCGATACGATGAAAAACAGGACTTGTTTACCGCCCCGGCGGATGAACTTGGCCGGCGTCCACGGCTGGATATCGAGCTTGCGCCGAGCTTGGGCGTCGCCCTCCAACCAGCGCTCCAAGCGACGATAAACATGCTCCAAAAAAACGGTCTGTGGACAGGCCCAGCCGCACCATACTCGGCCCAGAAGCGAGGTGATGAAAAACAGAGAGAATCCCAGTCCGGTGATGCCGAAAAACATCAGCCACGTGTCTTGGAACGCCAAGGTGAAGCCGAAGAGGTGGAAACGGCGTTCGGCGATGTCCAAAAACACGGCGGGGTGGCCGCCCACCGGAATCCACGGGAGCAGCAGGTAAACAACGATCAGCACCCAGGCCGACCAGCGCCGAGCAGTGGTCCAGCGACCACGCGCGTCGGCGGGGTGCAGGAACAGCCGCGAGCCATCCTCCCGGATGGTGGTAACAAAATCACGATTGGGGCGAGGAGCGGCGGGCGGTTGCATAATGGAAACGGTCGAAATCGAAGGCGCTGACATGGCGCCCTCCGCTATCTAGGTACTACGCCGATGCGAAGCACCTAGAAGTGGCGGAAAAACCGCCCGTTATGGGGTGGCGGGCGGGGTGTGGTGACTCAGGACAAACGCCACGACTTCCGACACCTTCTTGCCACCGAGCACGGGGCCCCACGCAGGCATGCCCTTGGCGGCAACACCCTCGTTGACCACTTTCAACAGGTTAATCGGGCTACCGCCATGGATCCAGGTGGTGTCGACCAGATTGGGCCCGATGCCACCGGTGAGGGCGGCATGGTGACAACTGGCGCAGGTGGACTGGAAGGTGGCGCGGCCGGCTTCGACGAAGACGGGGTTGCGGCTCATCTTCCACAGGGTGGCGTCGTCGAGCGCGGAGGCAGAGGCGGCGAGTTTTTCGGCCTCGATGCGCTGCATTTCGGCATCCAGACGGGATTCGTTGGTGGAGCGGCCGAAGTGTTCGGTGGCCATCCAGTAGACGATTGCAAAGACGATGCCTGCGTAGAGGGTCACCAGCCACCAGTTGGGAAGGCGTCGGTCGTATTCGGCGATGCCATCAAACACATGGTGGCGGATCGGGTCCTCACCGGGCTCTTGGTGCGGCTTATTTGGATTCATCGGCGGAAACGGAGGTTTCGGATTCGAAGGGGAGGTGTGCGAAGTGCTCGATCTGCGGGGCCTTCATGCGCAAGGCGCGGTAAAAGATCGTGGCGTAGATGGAGAGCGCGGTGATAAGGGCCACCAAGGGGAACAAGGAGACCCAGTTTTCGAAGAAAATGCGGTGAAACATGGCGTGGAGAGATGCGTTGGCGGCTTAAGGGGCGACCGGCAGGCGAGGTGCGATCACCTCGTGTTTACCCAGTTTTTGGAGGTAGGCGATGAGCGCTACGATCTCACGGCCGGGCTCGACGCTTGCACCCGCAGTTTTGAGGTCAGCCGCGATGGCATTGGCCTGGGCGTTGACCAAAGCCGTGAGCTCGTCGCCTTTGTACTCAGGATAGGGAACCCCGAGTGTGCGCTGCGCGGCGAGTTTGGCAGGCAGGGCGGCAACATCGGTGTCCTGGGTGAACAACCACGGGTAGTTGGGCATGTTGGAGCCGGGCGACACATCGCGGGGGTCCTTCATGTGACGGTAGTGCCAGAGATTTGGATACTTGCCGCCGACACGAGCGAGGTCGGGGCCGGTGCGCTTGGATCCCCACTGGAAAGGGTGATCGTAGATCGACTCACCGAGGCGGGAGTAGTCGCCGTAGCGAAGCACGTCGGGAACGAGGGTACGAATCATCTGCGAATGGCAGTTAAAGCAGCCTTCGCTGATGTAGATATCGCGGCCAGCTAGCTCCAAGGGGGTGTAGGGGATTTGGCGGCGGCCCTCCACGTTGCTGGCGCGGTTAACCAGGGTGGTGGGGATGATCTGGATCAAACCGCCGGCGGCGACCGCAAGGAAGGTCAGGATCGTGAACGGCAGGGCATTGAGCAGCAGGCGGTCATACCACGCTGCCCAGCGGCTGATGCGGGTGCGGAAATGGACCCACGCCAGCAAAATGACCAGGGCGGTGCCGAACAGGCCGGCGAGCTTGAGAAAGTCTCCGCCAAACATCCAGGCGCAGGCGAAGACCGTGCCGAACACGGAGAAGATCACAGGAGGGTTAATGACCATCGCACCCAAGCCGAGGCGCTCCTCAGCGGGTTTGTCGGCCACGAAGACCTCGATGGTGCCGTTGACGGCCTTGGCGCCGCGCAGGGTGCGGTAGGCGTTGTAGGCAAGGAGCAGCCAGCCGACGAGGTAAAGGCCACCGCCAAGCACGCGGAACAACATCATCGGGCGGATAGCGTTGAGCGTGTCGAGGAAGTTGGGATACGCCAGCAGCGTGCCATTTTCAGTCGTGGCATTGAGCATGAGGCCCTGGGTGATGCCCGAGGTCCACATGGCGGCGACGTAGAGCAGGATGCCGAAGGTGCCGAGCCAGAAGTGCAAGTTGGCGAGGGCAGTGGAGTAGAGCGGCTTGTTCCAGAGACGGGGCAAGAGCCAGTAGATCATACCAGCGGCCATGAAGCCGTTCCAGCCGAGCGCGCCGGCGTGAACATGGCCGACAATCCAGTCGGTGTAATGCGCGAGGGCGTTAACTGATTTGATGGAGAGCAGCGGCCCCTCGAAAGTGGCCATGCCGTAGAAGGTGACGGCGGCGGCGAAGAACTTGAGCACGGGATCGGTGCGCAGTTTGTGCCAGGCGCCGCGCAGCGTGAGCAGGCCGTTGAGCATACCGCCCCAGGAAGGAGCCCACAGCATGAGCGAGAACGTCATACCGAGTGCCTGCAACCAGCCAGGCAGGGCGGTGTTGAGTAGGTGGTGGGGACCAGCCCAGATGTAAACGAAGACCAGTGACCAAAAATGAATGACCGAGAGGCGGTAGCTGTAAACGGGACGTTCGGCCGCCTTCGGCACGAAGTAATACATGATGCCCAGAATCGGAGTGGTCAGGAAGAATGCCACGGCGTTGTGCCCATACCACCACTGAACCAAGGCGTCCTGAACGCCGCCAAAAACCGGATACGAGTGGAGCAAACTGGTCGGGATCGAAAGGTGGTTAACGATGTAGAGCATCGCCACGGTGATGATGGTACCAATGTAGAACCAGATTGCGACGTACAGGGCCGGCTCCTGTCGGCGGGCCAGCGTCCAGAAAAAGTTAACCGCGAAGACCACCCAGATAAAGGCGACGGCGATGTTGATCGGCCAGATCAGCTCGGCGTACTCCTTGCCGCGGGAAAACCCAAGCGGGAGCGTGATCGCTGCCGCCACAATGATGAGCTGCCAGCCCCAAAAATGGAGCTGTGAGAGAAAATCACTCGCCAGACGCGCTTTTACCAAGCGCTGGGTGGAGTAGTACACGCCCGCGAACATCATGTTGCCCACGAAGGCAAAGATGACCGCGTTGGTGTGGAGCGGGCGCAGGCGCCCGAAGGTCAGCCAAGGCAGGTCAAAATTGAGCCGCCAAAAGTTGAGTTGGGAAGCGACCACGACACCCACCAACATACCCACTGCACCCCAAAGGATACAGGCGAGCAGGAATTGGCGGACGACATGGTCGTTGTATTCGATCGTGATCTTGCGGTCGGACATGGATGGAAAAATGAAGGATTAAGCGTGGTGTGAGACGGCGGCTGCAGCGACTTGGGCCGACTGGCGGGCGGCGCGGCGCTGGCATGACGAGCAGCTCCCATTGCCATGGCAAATAGGGTTCGGTCCGTGCGAATGGGTACCTGACGCTGCGTCCGCTTTCGCCTCACTTGCGGAAGAGCGCTGCGCCAAACGCGGCGTCTCATCGGCGAGCGGCAGCAACGCCTCACTCTCAGCACTGGAGAAACGCCCCCGCGCGTGCTCGCGGAGAAAAAATAGCACGAAGGTGAAGACCAAACAAAGACTGACGGTGAGGGTGAGCGGGACGACGGACATGAGTGAGTTTTAAGATGAATGACACGCACCTGTTAGCGGGCGTAATCGGCGAAGAAACGGCGTGTGGAAATGATCTTACCGGCATTCCGGCCTGACCACTCCGCGCAAGTTGGCCATGGCTACGCATATTTTGCGGGCAGTGAACAAAGGGGGCAAAAGATGCGGATGCTTTAGCAACCTGTGCGATGCACGGAATTGGAATGATTGGCATGCTATTGAGTAATGAACGAGCGCAGCCTCCGCGCCCTCTTGGCCCACCGCCACACCCTTCACCTGGGATGGGCTGCCCGTCTGCGCGCTGCCCCCGTGACCTCCGCGCTCGGCCACCCCGACACTCTGGTCCACTTGATGGACCGCACGCTCGACCAAATCTTCCGAGAACTGGAAAAGCCCACCTCGCCGCGCCGACGCCAGCCCAAACTGCCGGCCGATTTCTGCCGCTGCGGAAACAACCCGATGGTGGCCTATTTTGCGACCGCCTCGCTCGCCTTGCAGACCACGCTGGCCCAATGCGCAGACGAAACCCCGATCACGCGCGACGATGTCGAGGCGGTTAGCCGTACGCTCACCCGCCTTGCTCGGCGCGAAATCACCACGTTTTGCGCCCTGTGTCAGTGCAACAAACCGCGCCCTCCCGCTTGAGCGGGCCCCTACACGCCACCGCCACCCGGTTGCGTGAATGGCGGTCGCAGGGGACGCACTACTAAAGCGGTCCATATCGCTCACTTAAACTGCCACCGCATGCAGACGATCGCGGTAAGCGGTAGGCGCCTCCCCGGCGACCTTGCGGAAAACCCGATTGAACTGGGAGAGTGACTGGAAACCCGCCTCGAACGCCGCCTCACTGATCCGTTTATGGGGGTTAAGCATAAGGTTTTTAACTTTCTCGACCCGTACCCGCGCGAGGTATTCGGTGAACGTTACGCCCGTCGCCTGCTTGAACATCTTGCAGAAATAAAACGCACTCATGTTCACGGCTTTAGCCACGTCGCCGAGCGATAGATCGTCGGCGTGACGCTCCGTGATAAACGCGCGCGCCCGGTTGATCGACGGGGCCTCGGCATTAGCCTCACGCACCGAAAGCTGGTTGCTGAGTGAAGCCAGGTGCTGCGCGAAAATCTCCAGTAGGCGCACGATCGCCTCGTATTGCTTCGCGGTGAGCACCCGCGACTGAAAATAAGCCTCCTCCAGCCGCTTCAAATCCACCGCAGCCCCAAACTTCAGGATTTCACGCGTCGTGCGCGCGAACTGCGCAGCAGACGGCTTGTGCAGCAAAACCTGTCCAGTTTGCAGAAACGCAATCAGGTTTTCGCCCACCCGCACTGGCACCGCCGAGTCACACATGCCGGCAAAACATTTCAGCGTCTTGGGCTCCAACCGGGCCTCCTCCTCGACGCGCTTTTGCAACATCAGGCAAGCCGAGCAGCTCTGATTGCTCTTCGACATGAGCGCACAGAACGGGTTTTCGTTCGGATCGCCGCGATGCGTGAGGTCAAACGCCTCGACTGCGCGCAACCGGAACGGGAGTCCGGTTGTATCGCGAAAGGCTTGCTCATAATCACGATAGATCTGCGAGCGCTTGAGCTGCTCGACGAGGACTCGACTGCTATGGGCCGTTTGTTCGGACGACATGGTGGTTTTTGCTATTGAGAGCGCGCTTTTTGCACAACCCCTAAACAGGGGTTAGCAACCCCATAGCGAAAGATGCACGTTTAGTAATAGCACCTACGCATTTCGCTTAACCCACCTCAGACTTCGCCCAATCTTGGCCGCCTCGCCAACGCAGGATTGCGCCCCACTCCGCAGGCGCTTTGTTCAACCCTGTGCCTGCCAGCTTCCGCCCTCCCCTCGAACTCTTTGGCGTCTTTAAAACGACGACCCGGACGCGTTTCGACTGGATCACCCCACTGGCGCTCCTGGCTCTCGGCGCGATCGGCGTCGCCTTTATCTACAGCGCACAACTGGCCACCGCCCAAAACAACTGGACGACCCAACTGGTCTGGCTGGCCCTCGGTGGCTTGGTCTATAGTGGCGTCTCCTTGATCGACTACCGCCTGTGGCTGAGCATCTCACACTGGTTCTACTTCGGCTGCATTCTCACGCTACTTCTGGTCCTCACCCCCGGAATCGGCACGGAACGCTATGGCGCCCAACGCTGGCTGGACCTGGGTTTTTTCGCGCTGCAACCCTCCGAACCGACCAAAGCGGCCGTGCTGCTGATGACCGCCGGAATCCTCGTGCGCTCCAAAGTCGGCACCCTCGGCCGCTCCCTCGGCACCTTGGGTAAATTGGCGCTTGCGGCAGGTTTACCCATCTTCCTTATCCTGCTCCAGCCCGACATTAAATCGGCTATCGTGCTGCCCCCTGTGATCTTCTCCATGCTCTACGTCTCCAAGCTTTCCACCCGCTTTTTTGCGGTGGCCTTGGGTGCGTTCCTGATCCTGGTCAGCCTGATCAGCCGGGACTGCTACCGCTACGTCAAGTTCATGGAAATCAACAACTTCTCTTTCTCCGCGGACAAGGGAAAGTTTGAACCGCACGCGCTGCTGCCGCTGCACGATTACCAGCGCAACCGGATCATTTCCTTCGCCATGCCCGACAAGATCGACCCGAACGGGGTGGGCTGGAACCAGCGCCAGTCGCTCATTTCGGTGGGCTCGGGCGGGCTGACCGGCAAGGGCTGGACTCAGGGGACGCAGGCCCAATTGGGCTACCTGCCACGCGCCGTGGCGCACAACGATTTTATCGCCTCGGTGATTGCCGAGGAAAAAGGATTTTTGGGAAGTGTTACAGTTTTGGGTTTGTTTGGGATAGTGATGTTTAACGGCATACGCATTGCGGGCCTGTCGCGAGACCGGTTCGGCACCTTGATCGCCATAGGCGTGACGGTGCTCTTCGCCGTGCACGTGTTTGTTAACATCGCGATGACCATCGGACTCGTGCCCATTACGGGCATACCGCTTCCCTTTATCAGTTACGGTGGCTCCTTTGTGCTGAGTTGCTGCTTGCTGCAAGGACTGGTCCAAAGCGTCTATCGCTTCCGAAAGGACTTCACATGAACCTGAAGCCTTCCTGCGATAACGACCGCTTTGCCGGAATTTCCTGCGCCGCAACTTCGGCCCACGGGTCCACCGTCCACCACCACCAGGACAACGACCACCATGAGCGATCAACCCGCCTCACCCACACCCTCCGGCGACCAGCCGAACCGCAATTATGACGAGGAGCTCGCCCTCCCGCCCCCCATCCACGAACCCGAGCCCG harbors:
- a CDS encoding heavy metal translocating P-type ATPase metal-binding domain-containing protein translates to MQLNTPIEANVPRAKSAPVASSAKAKPTCRHCGAPSPQGEFCCAGCAYVYRLVHEAGLDAYYKIKDEVTTPADTSLLQPRDYSWLSEAQQEADTNATNGRTPSLVLEVQGISCAGCVWLIEKVFSKQPGAGRIEVNAQTGQMRWTWSKGDFDAVECARELQRFNYLVGAAGVIDAEHAESRVLIRRVGLCTAFAMNVMLFALPAYFGMASTDEYAGLFATLQLAFATLSLLAGGGYFVSRALRALHERVLHIDLPIALGIIGSYAGSLYGWLKGDELYVYFDFVSAFIVLMLVGRWAQVVAVERNRRRLLSRQPTAPRVRLITAEGVVREVAPETLREGQRFEVAMGRMVPVEARLETAEAVLSLAWINGEAEPRGFRAGQRVAAGAQNIGRNSIQLVATQGWEKSLLAELIKPMPRADYRHKLIETVIRCYLVAVLAVAVLAGFFWAWATGDWLHAGAVVTAILVVSCPCALGLAYPLAEEVATVSLRKRGVFVRAADLWPRLRRVRTVVFDKTGTLTLENPVLQNPEMLAGLDAEARAALLGLVRDNPHPVSCSLHEALLARGGGEALVGEVIETVGQGVLLGDWTLGRPEWRTAANVQTVNFEGGNPKCHLIGDTLGLAVEGGGTGGDRVLARGGGEVVLAREGRVVARFAFADTARADARGELDALARRGLQIVVLSGDRREKVAALMRELGLPEANGYAELTPQQKAAWFAAHDDALMLGDGANDSLAFDQALCRGTPVVHRGVLEQRADFYYLGRGIAGIRALFEINDARHRTQVALLVFMIAYNLFAVGMAVSGHMNPLVAAILMPASSLATLAMVGWGMRGAWRR
- a CDS encoding sulfite exporter TauE/SafE family protein, producing MEFAGISTPAAAFVAGLVTSLHCAGMCGPLACMMAPAKDDPSDPFTVATIYHVARLVGYTTLGALAGGLGRMPLAFAGDWALLLLPWTLVLFFVVVGLRLEKHFPRFAALTRLQWRLQAALRGRSRLRVAAVMGFATPLLPCGPLYFLLAISAFSGTALRGAEFMLAFGLGTVPLLWIVQANYGRLRLKLSPVWLARLQAGLALLTALVITWRLSRAPGGFLCN
- the ccoG gene encoding cytochrome c oxidase accessory protein CcoG, yielding MQPPAAPRPNRDFVTTIREDGSRLFLHPADARGRWTTARRWSAWVLIVVYLLLPWIPVGGHPAVFLDIAERRFHLFGFTLAFQDTWLMFFGITGLGFSLFFITSLLGRVWCGWACPQTVFLEHVYRRLERWLEGDAQARRKLDIQPWTPAKFIRRGGKQVLFFIVSAMIAHLFLAYYVSLPQLWSMMHANPGEHWASFVFVFVFTSILYFNFAWFREQLCIVICPYGRLQSVLVDDHTLNIGYDAQRGEPRGKVGTPDAGACVDCNRCVQVCPTGIDIRQGLQIECIACAACVDACDEVMTKVKRPRGLIRYDSVAGFAGARTRWLRPRTVFYTLLLAVGTAVATWALSTVRPANLAITRLQGAPYFVTAEAVRNQYLVRIVNKRDVPVRFVITLPGAPAELVRTGLDGTVELAPLAEEVRPLIVQMPRKTYAGEFTLNVRLADDAGTFTVERPVRFVGPDRQLLDADSNVKAPGENP
- a CDS encoding c-type cytochrome, producing the protein MNPNKPHQEPGEDPIRHHVFDGIAEYDRRLPNWWLVTLYAGIVFAIVYWMATEHFGRSTNESRLDAEMQRIEAEKLAASASALDDATLWKMSRNPVFVEAGRATFQSTCASCHHAALTGGIGPNLVDTTWIHGGSPINLLKVVNEGVAAKGMPAWGPVLGGKKVSEVVAFVLSHHTPPATP
- the ccoN gene encoding cytochrome-c oxidase, cbb3-type subunit I, encoding MSDRKITIEYNDHVVRQFLLACILWGAVGMLVGVVVASQLNFWRLNFDLPWLTFGRLRPLHTNAVIFAFVGNMMFAGVYYSTQRLVKARLASDFLSQLHFWGWQLIIVAAAITLPLGFSRGKEYAELIWPINIAVAFIWVVFAVNFFWTLARRQEPALYVAIWFYIGTIITVAMLYIVNHLSIPTSLLHSYPVFGGVQDALVQWWYGHNAVAFFLTTPILGIMYYFVPKAAERPVYSYRLSVIHFWSLVFVYIWAGPHHLLNTALPGWLQALGMTFSLMLWAPSWGGMLNGLLTLRGAWHKLRTDPVLKFFAAAVTFYGMATFEGPLLSIKSVNALAHYTDWIVGHVHAGALGWNGFMAAGMIYWLLPRLWNKPLYSTALANLHFWLGTFGILLYVAAMWTSGITQGLMLNATTENGTLLAYPNFLDTLNAIRPMMLFRVLGGGLYLVGWLLLAYNAYRTLRGAKAVNGTIEVFVADKPAEERLGLGAMVINPPVIFSVFGTVFACAWMFGGDFLKLAGLFGTALVILLAWVHFRTRISRWAAWYDRLLLNALPFTILTFLAVAAGGLIQIIPTTLVNRASNVEGRRQIPYTPLELAGRDIYISEGCFNCHSQMIRTLVPDVLRYGDYSRLGESIYDHPFQWGSKRTGPDLARVGGKYPNLWHYRHMKDPRDVSPGSNMPNYPWLFTQDTDVAALPAKLAAQRTLGVPYPEYKGDELTALVNAQANAIAADLKTAGASVEPGREIVALIAYLQKLGKHEVIAPRLPVAP
- a CDS encoding PocR ligand-binding domain-containing protein, with product MSSEQTAHSSRVLVEQLKRSQIYRDYEQAFRDTTGLPFRLRAVEAFDLTHRGDPNENPFCALMSKSNQSCSACLMLQKRVEEEARLEPKTLKCFAGMCDSAVPVRVGENLIAFLQTGQVLLHKPSAAQFARTTREILKFGAAVDLKRLEEAYFQSRVLTAKQYEAIVRLLEIFAQHLASLSNQLSVREANAEAPSINRARAFITERHADDLSLGDVAKAVNMSAFYFCKMFKQATGVTFTEYLARVRVEKVKNLMLNPHKRISEAAFEAGFQSLSQFNRVFRKVAGEAPTAYRDRLHAVAV
- a CDS encoding rod shape-determining protein RodA, with protein sequence MPASFRPPLELFGVFKTTTRTRFDWITPLALLALGAIGVAFIYSAQLATAQNNWTTQLVWLALGGLVYSGVSLIDYRLWLSISHWFYFGCILTLLLVLTPGIGTERYGAQRWLDLGFFALQPSEPTKAAVLLMTAGILVRSKVGTLGRSLGTLGKLALAAGLPIFLILLQPDIKSAIVLPPVIFSMLYVSKLSTRFFAVALGAFLILVSLISRDCYRYVKFMEINNFSFSADKGKFEPHALLPLHDYQRNRIISFAMPDKIDPNGVGWNQRQSLISVGSGGLTGKGWTQGTQAQLGYLPRAVAHNDFIASVIAEEKGFLGSVTVLGLFGIVMFNGIRIAGLSRDRFGTLIAIGVTVLFAVHVFVNIAMTIGLVPITGIPLPFISYGGSFVLSCCLLQGLVQSVYRFRKDFT